GAACGCTCCGATGTCAAAGCGGCGGAGGTTCGCGCGGCCTGTGCGATTCTGGGTGTAGAAGAGATTTATTTTTTTGGCGCCGATGATTCGGTTCTGCTCGTCAAGGACGAGACGGTGAGGCGCCTGGCAAGGCTGCTGCGGGAACTCCGTCCCGATATTGTCCTGACCCACTTTCCCAAAGAAGGTGACGGCCTGACCAACGCGCACGCCACCGCCGGGCAGATTGTGATGCACGCCATCGGACTGGCCAACAGCGTCGATCCCGGTGACCGAAATCCCCCTCATCGGGTCGCGCAGGTTTTTTATTTTGGGGGAGGTGGTGCGGGGATTCCTCGACAGGTCTGGGATTCCGAGGGGGGCTACTACAACGATGTCTTCATCGACATCACTGATGTTGTGGAGAAAAAGCTGGCGGCGCTGGACTGCCTGGTGAGCCAGGGATACGGCGGTGCCTATGCCCGGAAACGGATCGAGACCAGCGACGGCGCATTCGGCAGCGCAGGGCGTTGCGCGTACGCAGAAGGCTTCATTTCCCTGCACGCCGAAACCCATTCCTTCCTTCCGCTGACCGAGCACGCGCTCAGGGTTGCCCGTTCATCCGACCACGAGAATATCAGTCGCAGTTCCTACCGCACCCCTGTGGATTGAGAAGCTCTGCGCACGGCCCATTGATTCGCCCCAAACGGATGGATCCCATGATCAAACTCGGTTGTACCGCCATGCTGCGGGACGAAGAGAATCCCGGGCAGTTCATCGATGTCGAATCCCTGATCGACCTGATCCACGACCTGAGGCTGGACATTGTCGATTTGCACCTCTACAGAGGGTTCCGTTCCAGGAGTTTTGAGTACCTGCGCCAGATTAAGGGTAAGTGCCTGAGGTACGGGCTGCCGATCGGCTATGTGGGGATCGGAGATGGGTTCGTGGGCGCGGTGACCGGCGCGAACCAGCGCGTGGTCGGCGTTCCGCTGCCGCCGGAGGAATTGCGCAGGCGGGTGGCAGAGGCGAAAGAGGCCGTGGATGTGGCGGCATTTATGGGTGCGCCTCTGGTCCGCCTGTTTGGGGGTGGCTTGCCAGAGGGGACAGAGGACCGGGAAGCGCTCTGGTCCGCGATGATCCGCAGTTTCCAGGAAGTCGCCGACTATGCGATTGATAAGGGCATTTTCCTGGGTCTCCACAATCATCCGCCCGCCGTGGCTCCCACCGGTGACGACATCCTCCGCATCCTGCACGATACCGACCGCGAGAATTTCACCTTCATACTGGATACTGGCCAGTGGTTCGGTTCACCCGGATCAAATCTGGCGGGAAAATTCGATCCCGGTCTGGCGTTTTACCGCTACATGGAACAAACCGCCCCGTATGCCACCTGCGTGCGTGCCAAGATCTACAAAATCGACAGTGGACGGGAAGAATGGCTCGATTACGAGCGCATTGTGCCGATCCTGAGAGCTGTCAACTACAACGGCAATGTGTCGATTAT
This genomic stretch from Gemmatimonadota bacterium harbors:
- a CDS encoding PIG-L family deacetylase; its protein translation is MTESLRLLSIGAHPADIFDQSGGTMAHHVSRGDDVRCAVLTHGARVHDAVISDAMFHQEEVPEGAELLKLMQERSDVKAAEVRAACAILGVEEIYFFGADDSVLLVKDETVRRLARLLRELRPDIVLTHFPKEGDGLTNAHATAGQIVMHAIGLANSVDPGDRNPPHRVAQVFYFGGGGAGIPRQVWDSEGGYYNDVFIDITDVVEKKLAALDCLVSQGYGGAYARKRIETSDGAFGSAGRCAYAEGFISLHAETHSFLPLTEHALRVARSSDHENISRSSYRTPVD
- a CDS encoding TIM barrel protein, whose translation is MRSSAHGPLIRPKRMDPMIKLGCTAMLRDEENPGQFIDVESLIDLIHDLRLDIVDLHLYRGFRSRSFEYLRQIKGKCLRYGLPIGYVGIGDGFVGAVTGANQRVVGVPLPPEELRRRVAEAKEAVDVAAFMGAPLVRLFGGGLPEGTEDREALWSAMIRSFQEVADYAIDKGIFLGLHNHPPAVAPTGDDILRILHDTDRENFTFILDTGQWFGSPGSNLAGKFDPGLAFYRYMEQTAPYATCVRAKIYKIDSGREEWLDYERIVPILRAVNYNGNVSIIFEDRNNRCDYAEAIGLAARYLRGLLAD